A single region of the Xenopus laevis strain J_2021 chromosome 4L, Xenopus_laevis_v10.1, whole genome shotgun sequence genome encodes:
- the LOC108713670 gene encoding plasma membrane calcium-transporting ATPase 1, with product MRLIMQKMELRRGQILWFRGLNRIQTQIKVVNAFRSSLYEGLEKPQIRSAIHSFMTHPEFTPQEAGPATDFEDIDSDSEGEESKGVSNRHKDQTHNHNNNSSVDPHTLDITVSPAESSLHSMETSI from the coding sequence ATGAGATTGATCATGCAAAAAATGGAGCTTAGGAGAGGCCAGATTTTGTGGTTCAGAGGCTTAAACCGAATACAGACTCAGATTAAAGTGGTGAATGCGTTCCGAAGCTCCCTCTACGAGGGGCTAGAGAAGCCACAGATCCGCAGTGCCATCCATAGCTTCATGACCCATCCAGAGTTCACTCCACAGGAGGCAGGACCTGCCACCGATTTCGAAGACATCGACAGTGACAGCGAGGGTGAGGAATCTAAGGGTGTCTCAAACAGGCACAAAGATCAGACACACAATCACAACAATAATTCTTCTGTTGACCCACACACATTGGATATCACAGTGTCTCCAGCTGAAAGCTCACTGCACAGCATGGAAACCTCCATCTGA